From a single Couchioplanes caeruleus genomic region:
- a CDS encoding hemolysin family protein produces the protein MTELFVTVALLLGNALFVGGEFALIASRRTALEPLAATSRPARWALSAMNQIPLMIAGAQLGITICSLGLGAIAEPAVAHLLEGPFAAARLPEGAVHPVALVVALGIVVFLHTVVGEMVPKNITLAGPERSALILGPFMLAFCTATRPILTAMRWAARTVLSLWKVEATDAVKTVFTAEELAGMVTQARSEGLLGTEQYERIHAALGLNDRTAADTLRPWSGVTTVADDASPATIEALSTRSGRSRFPVVQRESRRVLGFVHVKDVLGYEGAQRRLPIPAEIIRPLAVVPPDRNLADLLLTMRRDRRHIVLVSEGRRPLGVIALDDVLHAVVGEPAGRPVS, from the coding sequence ATGACTGAGCTCTTCGTGACGGTGGCGCTGCTGCTGGGCAACGCCCTGTTCGTCGGCGGCGAGTTCGCGCTGATCGCGTCGCGGCGTACGGCCCTCGAACCGCTCGCCGCGACCTCCCGCCCGGCCCGCTGGGCGCTGTCCGCGATGAACCAGATCCCGCTCATGATCGCCGGGGCGCAGCTGGGCATCACGATCTGCTCCCTCGGCCTCGGCGCGATCGCCGAACCGGCGGTGGCCCACCTGCTCGAGGGCCCCTTCGCCGCGGCCCGCCTGCCCGAGGGCGCGGTCCACCCGGTGGCGCTGGTGGTCGCGCTGGGCATCGTGGTCTTCCTGCACACGGTGGTCGGCGAGATGGTCCCCAAGAACATCACGCTGGCCGGTCCCGAGCGTTCGGCGCTCATCCTCGGCCCGTTCATGCTGGCCTTCTGCACGGCGACCCGCCCGATCCTGACGGCGATGCGCTGGGCGGCGCGTACGGTCCTCAGCCTGTGGAAGGTCGAGGCGACGGATGCGGTGAAGACCGTGTTCACGGCGGAGGAACTCGCCGGCATGGTCACCCAGGCCCGCTCGGAAGGCCTGCTCGGCACGGAACAGTACGAACGCATCCACGCCGCGCTGGGCCTCAACGACCGGACCGCGGCGGACACCCTGCGCCCGTGGTCGGGCGTGACGACGGTGGCGGACGATGCGTCCCCGGCCACCATCGAGGCGCTGTCCACGCGCAGCGGGCGGTCCCGGTTCCCGGTGGTGCAGCGTGAATCCCGGCGCGTGCTGGGCTTCGTACACGTCAAGGACGTCCTGGGTTACGAAGGCGCGCAGCGCCGCCTCCCCATCCCGGCGGAGATCATCCGCCCGCTCGCGGTGGTCCCGCCGGACCGCAACCTCGCCGACCTCCTCCTGACCATGCGCCGCGACCGGCGGCACATCGTGCTGGTGAGCGAGGGCAGGCGACCGCTGGGGGTGATCGCACTCGACGACGTGCTGCACGCCGTCGTGGGCGAGCCGGCCGGGCGGCCGGTCAGCTAG
- a CDS encoding hemolysin family protein gives MAGLLLTAVLPLVAFALLTAGNAFFVAAEFGLVTVDRAEIDKRADGGDRRARTVRHALHELSFQLSGTQLGITLTTLLTGYLAEPALSRLFTPMIEPVAGGNTDTITHLLALVLATVLSMLFGELVPKNAALARPMRVALATAAPLRTFSKLFGWLIGALNGSANWLVRRLGIEPQEELASARSPEELGLLAAISARAGALPAETATLLRRTIRFGEKRAAKAMTPRVDVVGLKTTASVADLIKVARETGHTRFPVYESTLDLVMGVVGVPDALGVPPDRRASTPVSAVAREPIYVPESLGLDKVLAALREADADLAIVVDEYGGTDGVVTVEDLIEELVGEIADEYDLDVSEAASEELTAPDGGRTFLVDGLLREDEVAEQTGFRLPEGPYETLAGFLLARLGHIPVPGESLEEDGWEFTVMEVDRHRVEQVRVVAPEPADD, from the coding sequence ATGGCCGGCCTGCTCCTGACCGCGGTGCTCCCGCTGGTGGCCTTCGCGCTGCTGACGGCGGGCAACGCCTTCTTCGTGGCGGCCGAGTTCGGGCTGGTCACCGTCGACCGCGCCGAGATCGACAAGCGGGCCGACGGCGGCGACCGCCGGGCCCGGACCGTGCGGCACGCGCTGCACGAGCTGTCCTTCCAGCTCTCGGGTACGCAGCTCGGCATCACGCTGACGACGCTGCTGACCGGCTACCTCGCCGAGCCCGCGCTGTCCCGGCTGTTCACGCCGATGATCGAGCCCGTCGCCGGCGGGAACACCGACACGATCACGCACCTGCTCGCGCTCGTGCTCGCCACCGTCCTGTCGATGCTCTTCGGTGAGCTCGTACCCAAGAATGCGGCCCTGGCCCGCCCGATGCGGGTCGCCCTCGCCACCGCCGCCCCGCTGCGGACCTTCTCGAAGCTGTTCGGCTGGCTCATCGGGGCGCTCAACGGCTCCGCCAACTGGCTGGTCCGCCGCCTCGGCATCGAGCCGCAGGAGGAGCTCGCCAGCGCGCGCTCGCCCGAGGAGCTGGGCCTGCTCGCCGCGATCAGCGCCCGCGCGGGCGCGCTGCCGGCCGAGACTGCGACGCTGCTGCGTCGCACGATCCGCTTCGGCGAGAAACGCGCGGCCAAGGCGATGACCCCGCGCGTCGACGTGGTCGGCCTGAAGACCACCGCGAGCGTCGCGGACCTGATCAAGGTCGCGCGGGAGACCGGACACACCCGCTTCCCCGTGTACGAGTCGACGCTCGACCTCGTGATGGGGGTCGTGGGGGTGCCGGACGCGCTCGGCGTGCCACCGGACCGCCGCGCCTCCACGCCGGTGTCGGCCGTGGCCCGGGAACCGATCTACGTCCCCGAGAGCCTGGGCCTCGACAAGGTCCTCGCCGCGCTCCGCGAGGCGGACGCCGACCTGGCCATCGTGGTCGACGAGTACGGCGGCACGGACGGCGTCGTCACCGTCGAGGACCTCATCGAGGAGCTGGTCGGTGAGATCGCCGACGAGTACGACCTGGACGTCAGCGAGGCTGCCAGCGAGGAGCTGACCGCGCCGGACGGCGGCCGGACGTTCCTGGTCGACGGGCTGCTGCGCGAGGACGAGGTGGCGGAACAGACCGGCTTCCGGCTGCCGGAGGGCCCGTACGAGACGCTCGCCGGCTTCCTGCTCGCCCGGCTGGGCCACATCCCGGTGCCCGGCGAGTCGCTCGAGGAGGACGGCTGGGAGTTCACCGTCATGGAGGTCGACCGGCACCGCGTCGAACAGGTACGCGTGGTGGCGCCGGAGCCGGCCGATGACTGA
- a CDS encoding GOLPH3/VPS74 family protein, which translates to MGRTLDRLVEAGVLTREENKVLRFFPRTRYPARDGVEPAEESATRQRLLAAVSGEGPVEPRTAALCALVTATGMDRKVFAGQDRKQVKARLKEISAGA; encoded by the coding sequence GTGGGTCGGACCCTGGACCGGCTCGTCGAGGCGGGGGTGCTGACCAGGGAGGAGAACAAGGTGCTGCGCTTCTTCCCCCGCACCCGCTATCCCGCCCGGGACGGCGTGGAGCCGGCGGAGGAGTCGGCGACCCGGCAGCGGCTGCTCGCGGCCGTGTCGGGTGAGGGGCCGGTGGAGCCCCGTACGGCTGCCCTGTGCGCCCTGGTGACCGCGACCGGCATGGACCGCAAGGTCTTCGCCGGCCAGGACCGCAAGCAGGTGAAGGCCCGGCTGAAGGAGATCTCCGCCGGCGCCTAG
- a CDS encoding (Fe-S)-binding protein, which yields MGIAQIVATVLAGVVTLVAVVLAVRAVMTMTAVIRQGQPAPERFTDKGTRTRTMLVETLGHTRMLKWSTVGAAHWFVMVSFMILFLLVVEAYFEVVDPTGGLPIVGHWTVYGLVTEWVAVLGLLGILYLIYKRQRDRRAKRSRFLGSTMWQGYFVEAVILGVLICGFLIRGFKVANDTFEFPTWATPVSHGVGALLPAADDGPTWVALVKLLISMAWLITIALNVTMGVAWHRFLAFFNIFFKRNPEKPAGSGLGPLRPMMSDGKPLDFEEADPEKDQFGVAQVEQFTWKGLLDFSTCTECGRCQSQCPAWNTAKPLSPKLLVLSLRDHAYAKAPYLLAGGGKDLTGEEKATEEQLKGVDVLALAEADRPLIGTEAENGVIDPDVLWSCTTCGACVEQCPVDIEHVDHIVDMRRYQVLIESSFPAEAGVMLRNLENKGNPWGAPQNTREDWTKGLDFEIKRVGEDDFEYLFWVGCAGAFEDRAKKTTRAVATLLHEAGVDFAILGEGETCTGDPARRIGNEFVFQMLAQQNVETLTEANVKKIVATCPHCFNTLGNEYEQLGLKVEVVHHTQLLQHLVAEGKLTPVQPIEGDVTYHDPCYLGRHNRVFEAPREVLGAAANVVEMPRNSERSFCCGAGGARMWMEEKIGKRINVERTEEALATGAKTIAVGCPFCYTMIGDGVTGKGEQDNVEVIDVASVLLRSIKGDKAPA from the coding sequence ATGGGCATCGCGCAGATCGTCGCCACCGTCCTGGCGGGCGTCGTCACGCTCGTAGCGGTCGTCCTCGCGGTGCGTGCCGTCATGACGATGACCGCGGTGATCCGGCAGGGTCAGCCCGCGCCGGAGCGTTTCACGGACAAGGGCACCCGGACCAGGACGATGCTGGTCGAGACGCTCGGGCACACCCGGATGCTGAAGTGGAGCACCGTCGGCGCCGCCCACTGGTTCGTGATGGTCTCCTTCATGATCCTGTTCCTGCTGGTCGTGGAGGCGTACTTCGAGGTCGTGGACCCCACCGGCGGCCTGCCGATCGTCGGCCACTGGACCGTGTACGGCCTGGTCACCGAGTGGGTCGCCGTGCTCGGCCTGCTCGGCATCCTGTACCTGATCTACAAGCGGCAGCGCGACCGCCGGGCCAAGCGGAGCCGGTTCCTGGGCTCCACGATGTGGCAGGGCTACTTCGTCGAGGCGGTCATCCTCGGCGTGCTGATCTGCGGGTTCCTGATCCGCGGCTTCAAGGTCGCCAACGACACGTTCGAGTTCCCCACGTGGGCCACCCCGGTCAGCCACGGCGTCGGCGCGCTGCTCCCGGCCGCCGATGACGGCCCGACCTGGGTCGCGCTGGTCAAGCTGCTCATCTCGATGGCGTGGCTGATCACCATCGCGCTGAACGTGACGATGGGCGTGGCCTGGCACCGCTTCCTGGCCTTCTTCAACATCTTCTTCAAGCGCAACCCGGAGAAGCCGGCCGGGTCCGGCCTGGGCCCGCTGCGGCCGATGATGAGCGACGGCAAGCCGCTGGACTTCGAGGAGGCCGACCCGGAGAAGGACCAGTTCGGCGTCGCCCAGGTCGAGCAGTTCACCTGGAAGGGCCTGCTGGACTTCTCCACCTGTACGGAGTGCGGCCGCTGCCAGTCGCAGTGCCCGGCCTGGAACACGGCGAAGCCGCTGTCGCCCAAGCTGCTGGTGCTGTCGCTGCGCGACCACGCGTACGCGAAGGCGCCGTACCTGCTGGCCGGCGGCGGCAAGGACCTGACCGGCGAGGAGAAGGCGACCGAGGAGCAGCTGAAGGGCGTCGACGTGCTGGCGCTCGCGGAGGCCGACCGGCCGCTGATCGGCACCGAGGCGGAGAACGGCGTCATCGACCCGGACGTGCTGTGGAGCTGCACGACGTGCGGCGCCTGCGTCGAGCAGTGCCCGGTCGACATCGAGCACGTCGACCACATCGTCGACATGCGCCGCTACCAGGTGCTCATCGAGTCGAGCTTCCCCGCCGAGGCGGGCGTGATGCTGCGCAACCTGGAGAACAAGGGCAACCCCTGGGGCGCGCCGCAGAACACCCGCGAGGACTGGACCAAGGGCCTCGACTTCGAGATCAAGCGGGTCGGCGAGGACGACTTCGAGTACCTGTTCTGGGTCGGCTGCGCCGGCGCGTTCGAGGACCGGGCGAAGAAGACCACCCGCGCGGTCGCCACGCTGCTGCACGAGGCCGGCGTCGACTTCGCGATCCTGGGCGAGGGCGAGACCTGCACCGGCGACCCGGCCCGGCGCATCGGCAACGAGTTCGTCTTCCAGATGCTCGCGCAACAGAACGTCGAGACGCTGACCGAGGCCAACGTCAAGAAGATCGTCGCCACCTGCCCGCACTGCTTCAACACGCTCGGCAACGAGTACGAGCAGCTGGGCCTCAAGGTCGAGGTCGTGCACCACACCCAGCTGCTGCAGCACCTGGTCGCCGAGGGCAAGCTCACCCCGGTCCAGCCGATCGAGGGCGACGTCACCTACCACGACCCCTGCTACCTCGGCCGCCACAACCGGGTCTTCGAGGCCCCCCGCGAGGTCCTGGGCGCGGCCGCGAACGTCGTGGAGATGCCGCGCAACTCCGAACGCTCCTTCTGCTGCGGCGCCGGCGGCGCGCGCATGTGGATGGAGGAGAAGATCGGCAAGCGGATCAACGTGGAGCGCACCGAGGAGGCCCTCGCGACCGGCGCGAAGACCATCGCGGTCGGCTGCCCGTTCTGCTACACGATGATCGGCGACGGCGTCACCGGCAAGGGCGAGCAGGACAACGTCGAGGTCATCGACGTGGCCAGCGTCCTGCTGCGCAGCATCAAGGGCGACAAGGCGCCCGCCTAG
- a CDS encoding cell division protein CrgA: protein MPKSQVRKKKVYTPPTDIRPAATAASKKPSPVWLPATAVFLIIFGIAWLVVYYLSEQQYPVEAWHYWNLLVGFGCMVASLAILSRWR from the coding sequence GTGCCGAAGTCACAGGTTCGCAAGAAGAAGGTCTACACGCCGCCGACGGACATCCGTCCGGCAGCGACGGCCGCGTCCAAGAAGCCGAGTCCGGTCTGGCTGCCCGCCACGGCGGTTTTCTTGATCATCTTCGGCATCGCCTGGCTGGTCGTGTACTACCTCTCCGAGCAGCAGTACCCGGTCGAGGCGTGGCACTACTGGAACCTGCTCGTCGGCTTCGGCTGCATGGTCGCCTCGCTGGCGATCCTGTCGCGCTGGCGCTGA
- a CDS encoding DUF881 domain-containing protein has protein sequence MEYTTGTPSWRLVMRRALGGLRPRRRGQRQRGWSVGVPLIALAAGLLFTTSATTADGTALRDDRRPQLAQLIADKRARLEQRERQAAGLRTTVDQDAARLADVDTPVKQARERADAMREPAGFTALHGPGVTVTLNDSSRRPTDTGGDVPQNDDLVVHQGDVQAVVNALWAGGAEAMSIMDVRVISTSAVRCVGNTLLLHGQVFSPPFKITAIGEPTAMHRALESAEGVQQFRAAVADFGLGYTETVERNVTVRAYDGSSDLRSAEVTK, from the coding sequence GTGGAGTACACCACGGGGACGCCCTCGTGGCGACTTGTCATGCGCCGGGCCCTCGGCGGACTCCGCCCCCGGCGCCGCGGACAACGGCAACGGGGCTGGTCGGTGGGCGTACCGCTGATCGCACTGGCCGCCGGACTTCTCTTCACCACCTCGGCCACCACGGCCGACGGCACGGCGCTGCGCGACGACCGGCGCCCACAGCTCGCCCAGCTCATCGCCGACAAGCGCGCGCGTCTGGAGCAGCGGGAGAGGCAGGCCGCGGGGCTGCGTACGACGGTCGACCAGGACGCCGCCCGCCTCGCCGACGTGGACACCCCGGTCAAGCAGGCCCGGGAACGGGCCGACGCGATGCGCGAGCCGGCCGGCTTCACGGCGCTGCACGGGCCCGGCGTCACGGTCACCCTCAACGACTCGTCCCGGCGGCCCACCGACACCGGCGGCGACGTCCCCCAGAACGATGATCTCGTCGTCCACCAGGGTGACGTCCAGGCGGTCGTGAACGCCCTCTGGGCTGGTGGGGCGGAGGCAATGTCGATCATGGATGTCCGCGTCATTTCGACCAGCGCGGTACGCTGTGTCGGCAATACGCTGCTGTTGCACGGCCAGGTCTTCTCGCCGCCATTCAAGATCACGGCGATTGGCGAACCCACAGCTATGCACCGAGCGTTGGAGTCCGCAGAGGGAGTCCAGCAATTCCGGGCAGCGGTCGCCGACTTCGGCCTCGGCTACACGGAAACCGTCGAGAGGAACGTGACTGTGCGGGCGTACGACGGGTCGAGTGACCTCCGATCCGCCGAGGTCACGAAGTAA
- a CDS encoding class E sortase yields MPADAAGVDPLVARAAAAARARSDAAPAGPGATPGGPGGFDFFATAGGGPAAPRSPGSTGTDSPAIPQSPAIPQSPGNIRADGPGIPPNQAGPPNQARPHSTAGPHSTAGPHNPASPAIPHSSAGPHSQAGSQNPAGLQNPAGLQNPAGLQSSSSVPGPVAGSAVSRQQGTSGYDTLNEDDRWRGGRRRAAEGGGGTGWQSGTGSTSTGWDHSETGAWMNSAAGSAWEELVEPQTAEEPSRGRWGRRDERQAAEAAPRGRWARRDEPAAADIAPRGRRNEPQIAEAASRGHREESPAAGAASSGPGEAAGALGQDPSATAVIRTADAPTGLLPAVRKKTPPQAPAKPARPRGKDDGVVGAASVAAAAAAAEREPDVGPAEEPKPKRGEKVVKLRPEQTGEGYKSVYSELTRPTLGSRIRTGVRVSGELMITFGLIILLFAGYEVFGNSAKVQDEQDSLANQLDQEWNDPTVAPSAGPTKAAPAAPGKNLVGRLYIPKLGMEWVVVNGVRPQDIRYAPGHYPDTAQPGKVGNFSVAGHRIRKIFWRLDELKPGDVIGVETRSSWYVYKVSYSEVVRPSQVEVVAPVPGQPGKKPTKAMLTLTTCNPKFNNYQRLIVHAELVDTLKRDPKLPDAGRPAEIKKA; encoded by the coding sequence GTGCCGGCCGACGCCGCGGGGGTCGACCCGCTCGTGGCCCGTGCCGCTGCTGCCGCGCGGGCGCGCTCGGACGCCGCCCCGGCAGGCCCCGGCGCGACACCCGGCGGGCCGGGTGGCTTCGACTTCTTCGCGACGGCCGGCGGAGGCCCCGCCGCACCGCGCAGCCCCGGCAGCACCGGCACGGACAGCCCGGCGATCCCGCAGAGTCCCGCCATCCCGCAGAGCCCGGGCAACATCCGGGCCGACGGCCCGGGCATCCCGCCCAACCAGGCCGGCCCACCCAACCAGGCCCGCCCGCACAGCACGGCCGGCCCGCACAGCACGGCCGGCCCGCACAACCCCGCAAGTCCGGCCATCCCGCACAGCTCAGCCGGCCCGCACAGCCAGGCCGGCTCGCAGAACCCGGCCGGCCTGCAGAACCCGGCCGGCCTGCAGAACCCGGCCGGCCTGCAGAGTTCGAGCAGCGTTCCGGGGCCGGTCGCCGGCAGTGCGGTCAGCCGGCAGCAGGGCACCAGCGGCTACGACACCCTGAATGAGGATGACCGGTGGCGCGGCGGGCGTCGCCGGGCGGCCGAGGGTGGTGGCGGCACCGGGTGGCAGAGCGGCACGGGTTCGACCAGCACCGGGTGGGATCACTCCGAGACCGGCGCCTGGATGAACAGTGCGGCCGGCAGCGCCTGGGAGGAGCTGGTCGAGCCGCAGACCGCCGAGGAGCCGTCGCGGGGCCGGTGGGGACGCCGGGACGAGCGGCAGGCCGCGGAGGCAGCGCCGCGGGGGCGGTGGGCACGCCGGGACGAGCCGGCGGCCGCCGACATTGCGCCGCGGGGACGCCGGAACGAGCCGCAGATTGCCGAGGCGGCGTCGCGAGGGCACCGGGAGGAGTCACCGGCCGCCGGGGCTGCGTCCTCGGGGCCCGGGGAGGCGGCTGGCGCCCTCGGGCAGGATCCTTCCGCCACGGCTGTCATCCGTACCGCCGATGCGCCGACCGGGTTGCTGCCCGCCGTACGGAAGAAGACTCCGCCGCAGGCGCCTGCCAAGCCGGCGCGGCCCCGCGGCAAGGACGACGGCGTGGTCGGTGCGGCCTCGGTGGCCGCTGCCGCGGCGGCGGCCGAGCGCGAGCCGGATGTCGGGCCCGCGGAGGAGCCGAAGCCGAAGCGCGGCGAGAAGGTCGTCAAACTTCGGCCCGAGCAGACCGGCGAGGGCTACAAGAGCGTGTATTCCGAGTTGACCCGCCCGACGCTGGGCTCGCGGATCCGCACCGGCGTCCGGGTGTCCGGCGAGCTGATGATCACGTTCGGGCTGATCATCCTGCTGTTCGCCGGGTACGAGGTGTTCGGCAACTCCGCGAAGGTGCAGGACGAGCAGGACAGCCTGGCCAACCAGCTCGACCAGGAGTGGAACGACCCGACCGTCGCGCCCAGCGCCGGGCCGACCAAGGCCGCGCCCGCCGCGCCCGGCAAGAACCTCGTCGGGCGGCTGTACATCCCGAAGCTCGGCATGGAATGGGTCGTGGTCAACGGCGTACGGCCGCAGGACATCCGGTACGCGCCGGGGCACTACCCGGACACCGCCCAGCCCGGCAAGGTCGGCAACTTCTCGGTCGCCGGGCACCGCATCCGCAAGATCTTCTGGCGGCTGGACGAGCTGAAGCCCGGTGACGTGATCGGCGTGGAGACGCGCTCGAGCTGGTACGTCTACAAGGTCAGCTACAGCGAGGTGGTACGGCCGTCGCAGGTCGAGGTCGTCGCGCCCGTACCCGGCCAGCCCGGCAAGAAGCCCACGAAGGCGATGCTGACGCTGACCACCTGCAACCCCAAGTTCAACAACTACCAGCGGCTCATCGTGCACGCGGAGCTGGTGGACACCCTCAAACGGGACCCGAAGCTGCCCGACGCCGGCCGGCCCGCAGAGATCAAGAAGGCGTAG
- a CDS encoding aminodeoxychorismate/anthranilate synthase component II, translating into MRILVIDNYDSFVFNLVQYLGQLGADCEVRRNDEISVADVAAFGAAGVLLSPGPGTPERAGITMDVISAYAGRLPMFGVCLGHQAIGAAFGATVTRAPELLHGKTSSVQHKGAGVLAGLPDPFTATRYHSLAVVPETLPDEIEVTGWTESGVVMAMRHRTLPIEGVQFHPESVLTEGGHTMLANWLASCGLPAALERAPELAAEVETRRRSAFATA; encoded by the coding sequence GTGCGCATCCTCGTGATCGACAACTACGACTCGTTCGTCTTCAACCTGGTGCAGTACCTCGGCCAGCTCGGCGCCGACTGCGAGGTGCGGCGCAACGACGAGATCTCGGTCGCCGACGTCGCCGCCTTCGGCGCCGCGGGGGTCCTGCTCTCCCCCGGACCGGGTACGCCCGAACGCGCCGGCATCACGATGGACGTCATCTCCGCGTATGCCGGGAGACTTCCGATGTTCGGGGTCTGCCTGGGCCATCAGGCGATCGGGGCGGCGTTCGGCGCGACGGTCACCCGGGCCCCCGAGCTGCTGCACGGCAAGACCTCGTCGGTGCAGCACAAGGGCGCGGGCGTGCTGGCCGGCCTGCCGGACCCGTTCACCGCCACCCGTTACCACTCGCTGGCGGTCGTCCCGGAGACGCTGCCGGACGAGATCGAGGTGACCGGCTGGACGGAGTCCGGCGTGGTGATGGCGATGCGGCACCGCACGCTGCCGATCGAGGGCGTGCAGTTCCACCCGGAGTCGGTGCTGACCGAGGGTGGCCACACCATGCTGGCGAACTGGCTGGCGTCGTGCGGGCTGCCGGCGGCTCTGGAGCGGGCCCCGGAGCTCGCCGCCGAGGTGGAGACCCGCCGGCGGTCGGCGTTCGCCACCGCCTGA
- the pknB gene encoding Stk1 family PASTA domain-containing Ser/Thr kinase, translating to MTAQARLLGGRYQVGELLGYGGMAEVHRGRDLRLGRDVAIKMLRSDLARDATFQERFRREAQNSAALNHPAIVAVYDTGEETSPAGEKQPFIVMEFVNGRTLKEVLAAEQRLQPRRALEIIADICAALEFSHRHGIIHRDIKPGNVMITQNGQVKVMDFGIARALASGATTMTQTSAVIGTAQYLSPEQARGESVDARSDVYAAGCVLFELVVGHPPFVGDSPVSVAYQHVREDPKAPSDINRDVPPDVDAIVLKALAKNPLNRYQSAQEMRADALRAVAGRPVMATPVMTEAETMAMTGPMRQAPTAATRPIPAAAVGPRGPQPPERKTSSWVMAVLAALGVLAVVALGIGLVLANNNDDKDKPPAQATVPKVTGFSEDDARTRLKQAGFTNIASGTPKETSDCENKVESQSPDANSTQPLDTTITITMCKSPSKVPVPTGLRGGTEDAARQALQARGLVPVIDRVDSDAREGEVLDVEDEGKQVAPGSKITVKVSRGNLKEIPDVTGQSLEVAKARLEDRGFTNIQVQESQQEGTPGTVIEQTPGGKQKRSVSTKITLTVISQPTPDPSTPDPDGSTPPDGTGGGEGDGTGTGTGVGGIFGN from the coding sequence ATGACGGCGCAGGCCCGCCTGCTGGGTGGCAGGTATCAGGTCGGCGAGCTGCTCGGTTACGGCGGCATGGCCGAGGTGCACCGGGGGCGCGACCTCCGGCTCGGCCGGGACGTGGCCATCAAGATGCTCCGGTCCGACCTCGCCCGCGACGCGACCTTCCAGGAACGGTTCCGCCGCGAGGCGCAGAACTCCGCCGCCCTCAACCACCCGGCGATCGTCGCCGTGTACGACACCGGCGAGGAGACCTCGCCCGCCGGTGAGAAGCAGCCGTTCATCGTCATGGAGTTCGTCAACGGGCGCACTCTCAAGGAGGTGCTCGCGGCCGAGCAGCGCCTGCAGCCGCGCCGCGCCCTCGAGATCATCGCCGACATCTGCGCGGCGCTGGAGTTCAGCCACCGGCACGGCATCATCCACCGCGACATCAAGCCCGGCAACGTGATGATCACGCAGAACGGGCAGGTCAAGGTCATGGACTTCGGCATCGCCCGGGCCCTGGCCAGTGGCGCCACCACGATGACGCAGACCAGCGCGGTGATCGGCACGGCCCAGTACCTCTCCCCGGAGCAGGCCCGCGGCGAGTCGGTCGACGCCCGCTCCGACGTGTACGCGGCCGGCTGTGTCCTCTTCGAACTCGTCGTCGGCCACCCGCCGTTCGTCGGCGACAGCCCGGTCAGCGTGGCGTACCAGCACGTCCGCGAGGACCCCAAGGCGCCGAGCGACATCAACCGGGACGTGCCGCCGGACGTCGACGCGATCGTCCTCAAGGCCCTGGCGAAGAACCCGCTCAACCGCTACCAGAGCGCGCAGGAGATGCGCGCCGACGCCCTGCGCGCGGTAGCGGGCCGTCCCGTCATGGCGACCCCGGTGATGACCGAGGCCGAGACGATGGCGATGACCGGCCCGATGCGCCAGGCGCCCACCGCGGCGACCCGGCCCATCCCGGCCGCGGCCGTCGGTCCGCGCGGCCCGCAGCCGCCGGAGCGCAAGACGTCGTCGTGGGTGATGGCGGTCCTGGCGGCTCTGGGCGTGCTCGCGGTGGTGGCGCTGGGCATCGGCCTGGTGCTGGCCAACAACAACGACGACAAGGACAAGCCGCCGGCCCAGGCCACGGTCCCCAAGGTCACCGGATTCTCCGAGGACGACGCCCGGACCCGGCTGAAGCAGGCCGGTTTCACCAACATCGCGTCGGGCACGCCGAAGGAGACGTCCGACTGCGAGAACAAGGTGGAGAGCCAGTCTCCCGACGCCAACTCGACGCAGCCGCTGGACACGACGATCACGATCACCATGTGCAAGAGCCCGTCGAAGGTGCCCGTACCGACCGGCCTCAGGGGCGGCACGGAGGACGCGGCCCGGCAGGCGCTCCAGGCCCGGGGTCTGGTCCCGGTCATCGACCGCGTGGACAGCGACGCCCGCGAGGGCGAGGTGCTCGACGTCGAGGACGAGGGCAAGCAGGTCGCCCCCGGCAGCAAGATCACCGTGAAGGTCTCCCGGGGAAACCTGAAGGAGATCCCGGACGTCACCGGGCAGAGCCTGGAGGTCGCCAAGGCCCGGCTCGAGGACCGCGGCTTCACCAACATCCAGGTGCAGGAGTCCCAGCAGGAGGGCACGCCCGGCACGGTGATCGAGCAGACCCCGGGCGGGAAGCAGAAGCGGAGCGTGTCGACCAAGATCACGCTGACGGTGATCTCCCAGCCGACGCCCGACCCGAGCACCCCGGACCCGGACGGCTCCACCCCGCCCGACGGCACCGGCGGCGGTGAGGGCGACGGCACCGGCACCGGTACGGGCGTCGGCGGCATCTTCGGCAACTAG